The DNA window AAGAAcaacatttgaaaattttctcatgGGAAACTATAGCTATCAAACTACTGctttatttcaaagtatttcaGAATTAAAATGATACTGCACACATACATGTTGCAATTTGCATATAGTTGGAGAGATCCCTAAGAAAAAGCCAAAAACAGTGCTGGGTACATTGATGGAATTAGTTTTTATGCACACATTGAGATGTCACGGCTTAAATGGAAATGCATTTCGAAACTTCATACATTTTTACTACCACCCCAACTGATTTAATAGAACTAAGCGCAACTGTTCTGATGGCTGAATGGGAGTTTCATTttcccatatatatatatatatatatatatatgtaaaagtAGCTTTCCCTCTGCATCACAAATCCAAAGAGCTGAACAGGCGAATTCACATGCGCATTGAGAAGAGCCTATGCAATTTCATACTTTGGTCTATGTTGCAAAATAGAAACACATTCAAGAGTTTCAGACACTCTACATGTACATTTGCAAATCTAAAAAAAGTATGTGTATACATGTATACAGCGATGTATGAGTTAGAGCATATGTATGTAAATATACAGAAGACAGATGCTTATATTTCATATGTTACAGGTCTACATACTGCCTCTATAAATTAGAATTTTGATGCTTGTCTACGAATCATGTTCGATTGTTTCATGATACCACCAGGATAAAAGCTAGATATATTTGGAACTTGCAGAACTGAAGCCATGGTTGGTGTTTTGCAAATATATGCTTAATAAAGGGATGATGCCACTTCCACCAAGCAGAACAATAACAAAGAACTGCCAATAATTGCTCAAATCAAGTAAAAGGAATACTGTCAACAAACTTGAACACAAAAATTTCAGGGCAGGTTCTTAAATAAagataaagaagaaagaaagaaagaataaaatTATGTAGACAAGAGACATTACACTCGGGCTCTGAGTGATTGTCTACAGGACAATATCAGTTGTAGGCTTACCATTAGGACCATGAATGTgcatttaaaaaaagaaaaaaagaaaaaaagaagcgCCCCGGTTACAGTAGTCAAGCTGATTACGTCCCAGCCTTTACTGAACCTTACTAATTGAAATACAAGTGCAGAAGTCAAGACTAGCTCTGaatcttattttatttctcaatacctttttcattattttgtgTCCAGGTGTATTGCTCATGACGTAAGATGAAAACCACCAACCGAAGGGAAAAACTAGGAATATAACTTCTAGAAAATAAGGTATTACATTATACCGTCCGTTTTTCATGCTGTGATCTCTTTTCAACTTATCATCTTCTTGGCAATCAAGTGTCTCAGTTTCATCAATTTGTAGCACCACCACGGGTGGATCAATCAATTGGTTCCCatctttgatttgcaaaacctCTCTAAAATACCCAGCAAAAACCTTGCAATTCTCATCAAGAATATCCTCATAACCCCTCTCCAAGTCTTTCAATTCCAATGTCTGATTGCGACTCATATTCTTCAATAATCTTGTCGGAGACACAACCACTGATTGCTCATCACTATCATAACCTGAAGCCAAATTCTGCGATACATTTGACAAAATTCGCGACCTCCGCTCATTGTACCattcaagaaaaggaagaaaatgaataagAAACAGTTCCTCGAACAGAACAGGTGCAATCTCCAATCTCGTCAATGAAGGGTTAGTTTGGAATACATCGAAAAGACTAATGGCAGCATCCGCAGAACGGTTAAAGTGGGAATAAATAAGGGataaaaggaaggaagaaaatgagttcttggggtaAGATAAGAGAAGCTTTTCCGCAAGGCGGAGAGACGAAGATTTAATGGAAGGGTTAGTAGTGGTGAGCGCATTTTCAAGAGTTTCAGATGCTAGTTTCAGAGGTTTTAAAGTGACTTCTTCAGAGGGTTGAAGTTTTTGGAGGAAGGTGGAGAAAAGGCGGTGGCGGAGGTCGGATTGTGAGAGTACTTCTGAGAGGTAGGCGGTGGTCTGCTGAAGAATCTCAGCAGGAGCATCGGCAGTAGACATTGGGGTGGCGCCAGGAGTGGTGGCTGGATGTTGGCTCAGGAATTGAGCTGAGTCTCGAGTGGGGTTTATGTCTGGTAATCTTCCCGAGGTTGTTGGACTTAACAGGATTAACCGTCTCATCGCTGGCGCGAAAGCTCAGGGACGGCTCTACAAAATGACCGTTTTGCCCTTCTATTTTCCATCTCCTCCGTTTTGCTTGCATTTATGGGAGTTAGCGTGTAGACCTTTTGTTCAATGACAAAATTTAGTTGTTAAGGTGCTGCTTCAATTCAATTCTAAGGAGGACCGACCAATGATTTTGTATCCTAATTTTAGCTTATGGCTATGATTATTAGTCGAGTTCTATACGTATAAATATTGGGATTATGGTAATAGAAAAGACTTAAATGAATGGCTATAAAAAAATATGGCAAGAGACCTCAACGATTATTAAATTATTGCTTGCGTCGACTTTTAACCATCAAACAATTTTTCCTCACAAATTAGTCattaaattaactaattagCACACCCGTGATCATTTCATCGATTATTGCTTTAATCTACAAATAGTTAGGACACATGTCAAATGCAAGGGTTTATTTATTCaccatgtatatattttttttatcaaaaactGTTTCACGATCAAAAGTCGACACGAGTAATAATTTAATGGTCGTTGAGATTTTTTGTCCTAAAAAATAAATAGGATAGGCAAGGAGCCAAGAAAACAGACCTTGCCATTTAGGACAACAATATTTGGTCCTAAATTAGTTAGATAGTTTCAAGAAATGGTTTCAAGGAAAGATGTACATGTCATCCTAGCAAATATTAGTCATTGGTTACTCAGATAATTTCAGGAGTGAGATTTAAAGAACGTGATTTTTAACAGGCATTCATTGCATGACAAGATTTTAATACTTGCATTGTAGCAACCTTGTTACAAAATGGTATGGACAATGAACTTTACTATGCATATGCCATAATTATCTACTCCACAGCTGCTTGTTGAAGAACTATATTCACTCAAATCCCAAAAAATGGATGAAAAAAAGATTTTTGGGACTCTGGATTTGTGACAGGAGAAAATCCGGCAGCATGGAAGGTGCAGCAACTGAAAATTCTTCGTGCAAAGTTTTTAGATGGAAAATGAGAGGGCTAATTGGTAAATGAAACAGTTCAAAAATCGCGTACAGTTGTCAACTTATTGCTGGGAACTTGGCTGGACCAGGAAAAATAGGACTACTGGCGTAAACGTCACTGCCGCCCGGGCCGGCTGTGGCCGTCGGCGAACCAttcaaacataaaaaaaaaaaagagtgtaaGATTGTAATGAAGCgtccaaaaaacaaaaaggctCCAATGGGTACACCAACAGAAGCCGAAAACAATGTTGTGGACTTTGTCATTTTGGAGTTTATTCTAGAGGATTAGAGATCCAACCTTGAAAATGTCATTTTCCTCGTTTACGAGATCAGCGGTATAATATCCCAATTCAATGAATTTGATTTGAGTTTATAGTATGAATCTATCACCCTCAGTGTCCTCCCATCTCTGCCATTTGTTAAGGTAATAGCCTAATAGGTACAGCTGCAATAGataatgggaaaaaaaaaagggttttttgtgaATGGTGTCATTGTTTACAAAATCTTGTTGTCTCAGGCTGCGAAGACTTGATGGCGAAGTAAATGATGAACCACCCTTCCATCTTATTTAATAATGTTGCAATAGTATACAGAGTTGCTGGAACATGAAGCCACAGAATCGGCCAATTAAGCAAATTGTGAAAATTTGTGAATGATGTAGTAAACGGTTCTCGACCAAGTTATACATATGCAATGATGTTGCACTTACGATACAACTTCTTCTGTATTATCATTAAACCATTTATAGGAAGCACTAGATTTTCCACAGGTTGCTAAAAGTGGTATCTCAGGCCCAAATCATTATGTTAATAGCTCTTAATATTCGGGATGTTTATATGAGTAAATTCTTAaattgtgatgaaaaaaaagtttttctacaAGGGGGTAATTTTTGAAGTTAGTTCCAGGATTATgatcttcgcatttgtgaaatgcgagttcaAATACTTCGCATTTCACAGATGCGAGGTCAGTCTCtcagaaaaaaaggaaaaatagctcGCATTTGTCAAATGCGAGCTGTATTACCATTGCATTTGTCGAATGCGAAGTACTCAATCTGAACACAACACCCTTGAGGTCGACCACAATACGCGACCATGAGGTCGCGTATTCAGTGGTCACGATTACAACCTGCAACCGCAAAGCTAAAAACGCGACCCCATGGTCGCGTATTGATCCCTCGGACATAACAAAACGAATATGCGGTCAGTttcttcattcttcttcttaGTCTTCCTTGCGTTTTCTCTCTTCCAAACCCACCCAATtcacaaatcttcatttttgctGCATAATCTTACTAAAAGCCATCAACCCAACAGCTTTTGAGCATCATACAGCCTTTCTAACCGAGAAATTATCAAATCTTTTAATCTATAAGAAATATaacttttttgttatttatataCAAACAATTACTAGTAGATAAAATTTTGTACTAAGAGCTCACATTTGCTAACTTCTAATTCGTGtgagttttaaaataaaaaaggattTATTGCTCTATGATAAATGTcaatgcaaaaacaaaaatgattgTGTGCTCCTAATaaaaaaaagcaaattttgaatataattTTCTAGGAATTTGCATTTATCAGATGCGAGATACAGTAAAGCCGAAAGCCTACTAGTTCGGTTAAGATTTATTGCCACAAATTATTATCAAGTATTGATGGCAATATTAtgggatctttttttttttccagttttgatgaatttagagtcttaagtagtaaaatttgtagaaattttcattgcaaattgTAAATCATTTTATAATTTGCAGTGAAATCATAAAGCAAGGGAAAATGGCATTACAactgaagcaaaaagaaaaatcatggcaaAATATAGATTCATGGAAAAATCATGGCCACCAAGAAGAAAACGTGACCACAATACGCGACCTCATTTAGGGGTCAGAAATCATGGTCGCGTATTACAACCTACACCCGCAAAAATCATTTAGGGGTCAGAAATATAGACCTTGCATTTGATAAATGCGAGGTTGCTGACCAAATGCGAGgtctatatttcttttttcttttttttttttgggttttgttgGTCGCAAAATTCAAGGGacttcgcattcagcaaatgtGAGCTCCATAagctcgcatttgctgaatgtGAAGACCCCTTGGACGGAATCTAGCACTCAAAATGccccctttgtagaatttttttaaaattcatcgtAATGTTAGAAATTTCTCATGTTTATATGTTGACGGACAAATTCCGACTGCTTTATCGCGCCAGAGAGAAGTTTGTGAATGGAGGAAGCTTTCAATTCATAAGTCTACAGGAACTAAGGATTCAGTAAAGAAATGAATTTAAGCAAAACAACGACTGCATTATGAGCTGCCAACGGAGCAAAAATTGCAGCTTCATTGGATGTAGAAGAACCACCACCAGCCAGATCTGACAGTGCTCTGATTGTTAGGAAAGGAGTCCTTTGCTGCAGACACACGAGTGCAATTGCTGCGCTTTCCATGTCAATTGCTGTTGCATTGAACTTTGTATACACGAATTCGCGATAAGCAACATTGTCAACGAACACATTTGCACTAATCCCTCTTTCCACCCTAGTCACCAGCGGCCTTCTTGGTAAACAGGTTGAATTCAAGCAGCCTTCGAGCTTTATTCCCTTTTCAAACAAGGCATTTGGCAGAATGAATTTTCAAGTTCCTCAGCTAAAGAAAAATTGAGGATTTAATGAACTGAGTTCAAATTGAGTGAAAGAAATGGAGGCACCTCAAGTTTCTCAGCAAGTGAAAAATATAATTCATTGACAGGAATCCAAAAGGCATGTTGCCTGATTTCAGGATATCCATCTACCGGAAAAACTTCTTCCGGTTGATACCAAACATTGTTTAGAAGGTTTTGGTCTTTCACGTTACTGTTGAAATCAGAGAGCTCGAGGTAGCCAACACTTCTTGTGTAGTCTCCATTGGACTCTAAAGATAGTTTATCTTCAGGTCCATCCCCATACCTCTGCTCAGTTTAAAAATGGTGACAAGGAGAAAGATCATCAGGTAGTAGTTTCGTGCAAAAAGAATATGTTTATAGTTTTCAGGAACGCAATCATTAGCGGGAATTCAGCAAGGAAACTTAAGCCGACAACGACAATTTACGTTGGCAAAAAGATAAATGAATGAGTGAATGAGACAGACAAAGAATTTCTGTGCTACGCGACCTGCAAGCCAGACAGTCTATTTTCTCTTTGACTAGTTCTGAAACGATTGAGAGCGATGGAGGTAATTGAAACCGGTGTGATTTTCTTACCTGCCAGTTCCAGAGGCCCGTATGTGCCCAATACTGTGGGATGGTAACATCACCTATTTGCAATTGAGGATTGGCATTTTCTGCAATACCAATGTGAAGAATTCCCTTGATCTTGAATAGACTTAACAACAACTCTGTGGATACACCTGCATTCAACTATGTAATAAACATTTCAAATGGAATTCTTCATGCTACTCAAActgaggagaaaaaaaaatgctactCAAAATGCATTTTGGCCCCCCGGAAATGTGCCCTCTTCTCATTTTGCCTTCAAAGTTATTGTTTTgactccaaaagaaaaaaaagacatCAACCATGTATTCAACCAGCATACATGGCTCGAGTTTAAAAGGATAATCAGTGTAAATTAGCACTCACCTAGGTATGCATCAGCCACTCAAATCGAATCAACATGAAACAAAACACAGCATATTTCGAGAGGGTAAATTGCAATTTATCCCAAAAGCAATCCAATCAATGAAGATGAAAGAAATTATAAAACAATACCATGCTTAATCCTGTCATGACCACAATGACCCTTTTATTTTCCACCTTCCCAATCCGAAACCTTCTTCCTGTTGGAAACAACGAACAAATGCATCATCATCTGCTAACTATATACAGTGATGAAGAATTTAGAGTTGGCTGATATGAATGACTTGTCCAGCATCAGATCAAATTCACGTACCACCAAGTAAAACAAAATTTATGTCTCCCTCGCTACTTTCCATAAAAGGTTGAAACATTAGTTAGCTCGGAGAATTTGTCAGCTTGTATATTTCGTTACTCCAGCAGGAAAAATGAAACTAAGTTACTAACTAAGTTCAATCAAGATCACGGGAATGTTGTATTACCAGCAACATCAATGTAAGGAAGCTTGTCGTGCGGGACAAAACTTGGAGATTGGAGAAGAGGGCTCATCTCAAAACTGTTTGGGACTACAATGCCCAAGTATGGACCCTCCTGGTTAACTCTCCTGATGTTTGCCCATGCATAATCGGAAACTGCAGCATTTGCTGATCGAATAACATTAACACTTGCTAATATCACAAGCCATTCCAGCAGGAACATGACTAACATAAAAGGTCTGTACATCTTCTACTCTCAGCCCAAGGATTCCTGAAGGAGAAGACCTTGTTCATATTTGTACTAGCTAGTAGAAGTCTTGGGTCGTTGATAATTGAATGGCGGACCCTAAAGCCTAGCAGGAATAATCAAATCAAAACATGGTGCCCCACGGAAGAAAAAAGAGCCAGACAAAGAGATTCTTACAATGCTAACTGCCAATTAATTAGCCAGTTCGATACTAGCATAATTAATTTGGCAGTATAGCTACAAAAAGCAATAGGAAGTTGTTCATCTTTTACTTTGTTTCTGTGTTATGTGTCGGTATAGGATATTATTTTCCTTATTAAGCTAGAAAATTAGTTATTTGACGTGAAAAGTTTAAAATATGCGCTCGGATAGAGGCCAAGTTCTAGATAAACTTCCAAAAAATCTTCCAAAAAATCgaaatttgtaaaatttatgGTATTAATTTTTTGAAGTCTATAAAAAGCTTAATTAAGTCTGAGTTGTCGTTTGCCGATCCTGCAATGTAGCTGAAATTAGGGCCTAATTTTGGTTCTTGGAGACAACTTCTTCATCATTTTCTACTGTCAGACGGATGATAAAATACATATAATCCCTCAAAAAAGAAGCCTCAAATGTAGTAAAAGAACGGGAATGGGTTTAGTCCAAGAAGGTTTTTTTCTGCATGTTGATCATATTACATCTATCTATATCGATCCGACTTGTCAGCATTTAGCAATTCTCTTCTGCATCGAACTTATTCGCATAGGTAGATTCTTATCTGCACATTCTTCGTAAATTAAGCCTGGTATAAGTACTTTTTCTACTTCTTAGTGtgcaattttaaatttataaactATATTTATCTGTGATTTAGtttaaaattataataaaattgcTCTAAAGTTGACTATTTGATAAAACAAATGCAAAATTTAGTGTAAAACCcgtaaaaaataatttttgataaTAACTGTTTTGTCTTGGAAATAGTTAGTTTTTGATCAACcgaaaaaggttttttttttttttgtcaattttgaaCTTCGTTTATTTTTTCACTAGAGAGTTGACACAGACTGAATTCTCACAAATTTCATTCTATGTTcaaaaaatatacatttttcTTGTTAGACTTCTACACTTTCACATTTTAAATGACAGATTCAGGATAGGATTCGTTCAAAATGGTTGAAGTATGTGGCATAAATAAAATGATTTAAGATTGTatcctagaaaaaaaaaaaaaaaagaatggacagGGGAGCTGATgcgagacgcggaagctacttcggatctagaggaacacgatgaagatttgacggagttgaacccgaacttggaccactcaagaacagatttaacggtagaggacgccacaatcaagtatgtgtgcttgattgataagtcaagaacagcctaggatcaactctaggatgttcaacttagcttttacaagctaagggaatttgccacaaggaatggacgaaattctggaaattttattcaatactctcaaaaactgaatgtaacatgcggcttgaggctattaatagccgtaactaagacctaataaactggaaaaataacaaggaaagttcggccagccccttgggccttcacttgaccgaaagctagcccaactaacTAAGGAAAGTTCGGCTCAGCGAGGGTACTTAACTGCGGCTCAGCCCACCGTTTGGAGCTTGGacacttgcatcttcaattgtaagcagcattttagtagtcgtgcaaggatattccaactcaatcCCTTCAATGCTCGGTTTCTCTTGGTTTTGGATagcacgtaccaaggcttggagggactccttgaatctcttagctcgtgctcgtgtcactgtgccttggggcaccttcacagggtctacttgtacactttgggcctcgtgctccaccgcatcattcccctcctcttgaaaaggatttgtcctcaaatctagatGGGGATGTCGACAGTGCGTTTGGAGGTCAACCACGTTGGGAACAAATGAAaggtcacgagccaagttaaatgccgtttggtCAGTTTCATGAGGccctcaaacaaggacatgcgccaagataGGAAAAAGCTTGTGTAAGGCTCACGAAACTTCCAGGTAGcaatccaaagctctctaatcaacCTTCGGCCATGGATTGTCTTATTGTCACGTGACAtaagtggcagcaatgaagtgaaatgCACTCCATACGAATCGCATGAATTTGCACAAGTTGGGGTTGGTGAAGTAAGCTCGTGGTGACTAGCTTTTGGACATGTGAAGAAGCACGAACGTGCACCACTTGCAGCAGGGATAAGCACGAAATCGGGTTGCAAGTCTTTAGCCGTAGTTGGAAAATTGTGGACAGCGTTACAACctatgaaaacaaaataaccttcaacttggagcaattcagaaatcgggtaaaggactaatgggacattattagctagatggtaagaaggtgtagaacgagatttaaatgagaaaactccctttgacacttcgatattccttccaccaattgattcaacttgagattccagtgctagtccttgacacataggtaaagaacaagaagtagattctggaatttcccttttaagatgagctcgaatgaacCCTCCAATGgtgcggacagatttgaatggacattgttccatgaattgataccaaagagatttagttcctagaagaccaactccatggaaactcgcaaagtgtccaagtgacttcgggatggaacatgccatgatcaactctacttgactttgtgtAACTTGAACAAAAGAAGAGGtgctaaacaaaacacatgttagccggttagcaaacaaaatggtcacactttcagcctttgtaaacacggccaactcctcctttttactcttcactaaggccaaattattcttgtctttttccactccattcttctcggaccattgctCACGCATTGTAcatgaggtttgattttcattgtctagctcatgttcatggctcagttgtaactcattcatatttggctcttcaatcaacgagggactaggatgaattttccctttattaccaccggttggcacatggttaagttgctccaggtgtgaatccagcacttggctaagtctttccatcatatcATCAATCAATGCTTCAGTCCGACGTTCGAATTTATCCAttgattcacgaagctttgactcaattcgaaAATTCTCGAGCCCttcgtcttgattgtcaagacacttcttAGATGAACCTTGTTTGCTTGAAGTTGACCTTGATTTAGATGCTCTACGCAAACtgctttgctccttctcatactcatcacaatcttgtttatacctttcatacacacacaaagcacggtggcgttgcatctcctcccggagtgaatgatacccacattgtgaactggattgcatGGGGCTAAAGTACTTGGAGGTACTTCGCTTGGGACCtctcctcttgaaaggttcGGTCTCCATGAATTCTTGATTGTATGAGCAAGATGCAACTCTAGTGGCCATGACTATGTGACCTGCAAAACGGTTAGTAGTGCAAAGGAATTTTCCTCCCACACATGGCTTACAATTGTAGTTTGATGTCCATGGTTTGTTCACCAACTTCACTAGACATATTTAGTCCAcctgcaaaataaataaacaaaaacgagttccttgctctcttttttttttttttttaaatacgatgtataggtcactcacactcgtatttcac is part of the Coffea eugenioides isolate CCC68of chromosome 6, Ceug_1.0, whole genome shotgun sequence genome and encodes:
- the LOC113776071 gene encoding bark storage protein A isoform X1; translation: MLVMFLLEWLVILASVNVIRSANAAVSDYAWANIRRVNQEGPYLGIVVPNSFEMSPLLQSPSFVPHDKLPYIDVAGRRFRIGKVENKRVIVVMTGLSMLNAGVSTELLLSLFKIKGILHIGIAENANPQLQIGDVTIPQYWAHTGLWNWQRYGDGPEDKLSLESNGDYTRSVGYLELSDFNSNVKDQNLLNNVWYQPEEVFPVDGYPEIRQHAFWIPVNELYFSLAEKLEGIKLEGCLNSTCLPRRPLVTRVERGISANVFVDNVAYREFVYTKFNATAIDMESAAIALVCLQQRTPFLTIRALSDLAGGGSSTSNEAAIFAPLAAHNAVVVLLKFISLLNP
- the LOC113776071 gene encoding bark storage protein A isoform X2; protein product: MTGLSMLNAGVSTELLLSLFKIKGILHIGIAENANPQLQIGDVTIPQYWAHTGLWNWQRYGDGPEDKLSLESNGDYTRSVGYLELSDFNSNVKDQNLLNNVWYQPEEVFPVDGYPEIRQHAFWIPVNELYFSLAEKLEGIKLEGCLNSTCLPRRPLVTRVERGISANVFVDNVAYREFVYTKFNATAIDMESAAIALVCLQQRTPFLTIRALSDLAGGGSSTSNEAAIFAPLAAHNAVVVLLKFISLLNP